A single window of Synechococcus sp. CBW1004 DNA harbors:
- the hrpB gene encoding ATP-dependent helicase HrpB yields the protein MPEGNAAPLPIDRHLPAVAEALAPEGAVLVLQAPPGAGKTTRVPLTLLQQLGDEGRILMLEPRRLAARNAALRLAGELGEGIGERVGYRVRLESRVSRRTRLEVLTAGLFLRQLQEDPALEGVSCVILDEFHERGAEADLALALLRQARELLRPDLRLLLISATLAGQSLQERLEGASLIESEGRSWPVEVLHQPPRPQERLERQVLRALEEHWLESPGPSGTVLVFLPGRRELLACERAILATSWGGDMDLALLHGQLELEAQSRALAPPRGDDGKIVLATAVAESSLTIEGVRLVIDSGLSRRSRFDPNTGLDGLVTVPASQASAEQRRGRAGRLGPGRCLRLWSPAEQQRRPPFDPPELLEVDPLPVALQLARWGAGNGEGLPWLDPPPASSLREGQRLLHQLGALDEDGRLTTHGRALSQLGLHPRLGHMLLRSQSIGALELACELAVLLSESDPLDRREAGADLLLRLDWLRRPGGRQRQLQRLQEQWRRQVVEAISDRAAEAAPEPSLPQPPENEAVTAARLVCWAYPERIALARGRGDGRFLMRAGRGAQLAPEDPLVRHPSLAIASLDGQGADARVHLAVTLPADLLDELALTEGERVSQVSWDPIAGRVQGERLLRLGALIVERSPWPDPDGDQTLEAMLAGLRQLGLEALPWNSRSRGLQQRLTLAHQHLGAPWPDRRPEALERDLETWLGPQLLGLRSQQDLQRLDLESALWGDLTWECRQELDQLVPASLKVPSGRSVALDYSGGEAVLAVKLQELFGCRGLEPLLEGRLPITVQLLSPAGRPAAITRDLQGFWASGYGEVRRDLRGRYPRHPWPEDPTGAEATSLTKAALARRGNTGNPNTSR from the coding sequence ATGCCTGAGGGCAACGCGGCGCCCCTGCCGATCGACCGCCATCTGCCGGCGGTGGCCGAAGCCCTGGCACCCGAAGGGGCGGTGCTGGTGCTGCAGGCCCCGCCCGGTGCCGGCAAGACCACGCGCGTGCCGCTCACCCTGCTGCAACAGCTCGGTGATGAGGGTCGGATCCTGATGCTCGAGCCCCGGCGCCTGGCCGCTCGCAACGCCGCGCTGCGCCTGGCGGGCGAACTGGGCGAAGGGATCGGCGAACGGGTCGGCTACCGCGTGCGCCTGGAGAGCCGGGTGTCGCGTCGCACGCGGCTGGAGGTGCTCACCGCCGGACTCTTCCTGCGCCAGCTGCAGGAGGATCCCGCCCTGGAAGGGGTGTCCTGCGTCATCCTCGATGAGTTCCATGAGCGTGGCGCCGAGGCTGATCTGGCCCTGGCCCTGCTGCGACAGGCCCGTGAGCTGCTGCGGCCGGATCTGCGCCTGCTGCTGATTTCAGCCACCCTGGCCGGCCAGTCGCTGCAGGAGAGGCTGGAGGGGGCATCGCTGATCGAGAGCGAGGGACGCAGCTGGCCGGTGGAGGTGCTGCATCAGCCCCCCCGCCCCCAGGAGCGGCTGGAGCGCCAGGTGCTGCGGGCCCTGGAGGAGCACTGGCTGGAGAGCCCCGGACCCAGCGGCACCGTCCTGGTGTTTCTGCCCGGCCGGCGGGAACTGCTGGCCTGCGAGCGCGCGATCCTCGCCACCTCCTGGGGAGGGGATATGGACCTGGCCCTGCTCCATGGCCAGCTGGAGCTGGAGGCCCAGAGCCGCGCCCTGGCTCCGCCCCGCGGTGACGACGGCAAGATCGTGCTTGCAACCGCCGTGGCCGAGAGCTCCCTGACGATCGAGGGGGTACGTCTGGTGATCGACAGCGGCCTCAGCCGCCGCAGCCGCTTCGACCCGAACACCGGCCTGGATGGGCTGGTCACCGTGCCCGCCAGCCAGGCCAGTGCCGAGCAACGCCGCGGACGCGCCGGCCGCCTCGGGCCCGGGCGCTGCCTGCGGCTGTGGTCTCCCGCCGAGCAGCAGCGCAGACCCCCCTTCGATCCGCCGGAACTGCTGGAGGTGGATCCCCTGCCGGTCGCCCTGCAGCTGGCGCGCTGGGGTGCGGGGAATGGCGAGGGATTGCCCTGGCTGGATCCGCCCCCCGCCTCTTCCCTGAGGGAAGGCCAGCGACTGCTGCATCAGCTGGGAGCCCTCGACGAAGACGGCCGCTTGACCACCCATGGGCGTGCCCTCAGTCAACTGGGGCTGCATCCCCGCCTCGGGCACATGCTCCTGCGGAGCCAGTCCATCGGGGCCCTGGAGCTGGCCTGCGAACTGGCGGTGCTGCTCAGCGAGAGCGATCCGCTCGATCGACGCGAGGCGGGAGCGGATCTGCTGCTGCGGCTCGACTGGCTGCGCAGGCCGGGGGGGCGGCAGCGGCAACTGCAGCGCCTGCAGGAGCAGTGGCGCCGGCAGGTGGTCGAGGCGATCAGCGACAGAGCCGCGGAGGCGGCTCCGGAGCCATCGCTCCCTCAGCCCCCGGAGAACGAGGCGGTTACGGCGGCCCGGCTGGTGTGCTGGGCCTATCCGGAGCGGATCGCGCTGGCCCGTGGCCGCGGTGACGGCCGCTTCCTGATGCGGGCGGGCCGAGGGGCCCAGCTTGCGCCGGAGGACCCTCTGGTGCGGCACCCCTCTCTGGCGATCGCCTCACTGGATGGCCAGGGGGCCGATGCGCGCGTCCATCTGGCGGTGACACTGCCCGCAGACCTGCTGGACGAGCTGGCTCTGACGGAGGGAGAACGGGTGAGCCAGGTGAGCTGGGACCCGATCGCCGGACGCGTCCAGGGAGAGCGCTTGCTGCGCCTCGGAGCGCTGATCGTGGAGCGGAGCCCCTGGCCGGATCCGGATGGAGACCAGACGCTTGAGGCGATGCTGGCGGGGTTGCGCCAGCTGGGGCTGGAGGCGCTGCCCTGGAACAGCCGCAGCAGGGGGCTGCAGCAACGGCTCACCCTGGCGCACCAGCATCTGGGCGCACCATGGCCCGACCGTCGCCCCGAGGCCCTGGAACGGGATCTGGAGACCTGGCTTGGACCGCAGCTGCTCGGCCTGCGCAGTCAGCAGGATCTGCAGCGCCTCGATCTGGAGAGCGCTCTGTGGGGAGATCTGACCTGGGAGTGCAGGCAGGAGCTGGATCAACTGGTGCCGGCCAGCCTCAAGGTGCCGTCGGGGCGATCCGTGGCGCTCGACTACAGCGGTGGGGAGGCGGTGCTGGCAGTGAAGCTGCAGGAGCTGTTCGGCTGCAGGGGACTGGAGCCCCTCCTGGAAGGGCGCCTGCCGATCACCGTGCAGCTGCTCTCACCAGCGGGCCGGCCGGCGGCGATCACCCGGGACCTGCAGGGATTCTGGGCGAGCGGCTATGGCGAGGTGCGACGCGACCTGCGGGGGCGCTACCCCCGCCATCCGTGGCCGGAGGATCCGACCGGTGCCGAGGCCACCAGTCTGACCAAGGCAGCCCTGGCACGCCGAGGCAACACCGGAAACCCGAACACCTCCCGGTAG
- a CDS encoding YhjD/YihY/BrkB family envelope integrity protein — MRPAWSAYILWLRADCVDLSAAFAYHSLQSFLPALLIILSLLSRFLGRDQDLLLRIQEQMAQLLPPSSMPFFVQTLERFTRQGFGAGILGVLLLVWSANNIYLTLQRGADRLWWNRPFDLPPLPWPRLVRRFVWLRLKAFVLLLFISLLVVLDQIVSNLRFLGLKVLRQWLVDALPWKLHWLMKVSSGADVLISLLIGCLSALLILWLLPSRPVPLRPLLLPSLLVGVAFTTLNLLLGRVLVAIGIRFQAYGVVGGVLILTLWIWLLGVALYYGQCLGVVLARRDRQGGRSTPMLPL; from the coding sequence TTGCGTCCCGCCTGGTCGGCCTACATCCTCTGGCTGCGTGCGGACTGTGTCGATCTCAGTGCCGCCTTCGCCTATCACAGTCTGCAATCCTTTCTGCCCGCGCTGCTGATCATTCTGTCGCTGCTCTCCCGATTTCTGGGCCGTGACCAGGATCTGCTCCTGCGCATCCAGGAGCAGATGGCGCAGTTATTGCCGCCATCAAGTATGCCGTTCTTTGTCCAGACTCTGGAGCGATTCACCCGCCAGGGTTTCGGTGCCGGAATCCTCGGTGTTCTGTTGTTGGTGTGGAGTGCCAACAACATCTATCTGACCCTGCAGCGGGGTGCGGACCGACTTTGGTGGAATCGACCCTTTGATCTGCCCCCCCTTCCCTGGCCTCGCCTGGTGCGTCGCTTTGTCTGGCTGCGGCTCAAAGCCTTCGTGTTGCTGCTGTTCATTTCTTTGCTGGTTGTTCTGGATCAGATCGTCAGCAATCTGCGCTTTCTTGGTCTCAAGGTGCTCAGACAGTGGCTGGTCGATGCTCTCCCCTGGAAGCTGCACTGGCTGATGAAGGTCTCCAGTGGTGCCGATGTGCTGATCTCTCTGTTGATCGGCTGCCTCTCCGCCCTTCTGATTCTGTGGCTGCTGCCCTCTCGTCCGGTGCCGCTTCGCCCCCTGCTGCTCCCCTCGCTGTTGGTCGGCGTTGCCTTCACGACGCTCAATCTGCTGCTCGGCCGGGTTCTGGTGGCGATCGGTATCCGCTTTCAGGCCTACGGGGTGGTCGGTGGGGTGCTCATCCTGACCCTCTGGATCTGGTTGCTTGGGGTGGCCCTCTATTACGGCCAGTGTCTCGGGGTGGTGCTGGCACGCCGCGACCGCCAGGGGGGGCGATCCACACCGATGCTGCCGCTGTGA
- a CDS encoding DUF2834 domain-containing protein: MSDETTSPGQPTTPLLSWLYLTLAIAGAILPWLANWEFIQTYGASFNLGLFVQLANANAAAQSLSRDLLIGASAVTIWMVAEARRLQMRGLPWVLLGCVTIAFAFGAPLFLYLRERRLQEIARNG, encoded by the coding sequence ATGAGCGACGAGACCACAAGCCCCGGCCAACCCACCACTCCGCTGCTGAGCTGGCTCTATCTCACCCTGGCCATCGCCGGGGCGATCCTCCCCTGGCTCGCCAACTGGGAGTTCATCCAGACCTATGGCGCCAGCTTCAACCTGGGATTGTTCGTGCAGCTGGCCAACGCCAATGCCGCCGCACAGTCGCTGTCACGGGATCTGCTGATCGGCGCCTCCGCGGTGACCATCTGGATGGTGGCTGAAGCCCGTCGCCTGCAGATGCGCGGGCTGCCATGGGTGCTGCTGGGCTGTGTGACGATCGCCTTCGCCTTCGGCGCCCCGCTGTTTCTCTATCTGAGGGAAAGGCGCTTGCAGGAGATCGCACGGAACGGCTGA
- a CDS encoding DUF2973 domain-containing protein, producing MASFLSDLFPFLYAACFLALLWQAFRIMGQGFSAVPRPGDPQSAGGAGPAAADRTGRLTIHPELLDADGQLTREDLLTVRFSEDQDASARPGEAG from the coding sequence ATGGCCTCGTTCCTCTCCGATCTCTTCCCGTTCCTCTACGCAGCCTGCTTCCTGGCGCTGCTCTGGCAGGCATTCCGAATCATGGGGCAGGGCTTCAGTGCCGTGCCCCGTCCCGGCGACCCGCAAAGCGCCGGCGGAGCCGGTCCAGCCGCCGCTGATCGCACCGGCCGCCTGACGATTCACCCCGAGCTGCTGGATGCCGACGGGCAGCTGACCCGCGAGGACCTTCTCACGGTTCGCTTCAGTGAAGACCAGGACGCTTCGGCCCGACCCGGGGAAGCAGGCTGA
- the ctpZ gene encoding carboxyl-terminal processing protease CtpZ, translating into MNLRCGWAALLTIALLLGPAIRPALALSDAQQLVVEAWRLVNQSYVDPDQLEQMHWRQVRQKTLERPILSSTDAYDAIESMLTPIGDPYTRLLRPAEFSSLRSNTRGTVSGVGLQLALRDGQRIVVIAPLEGSPAAEAGILSGSELLSVDGQPCTELGLEATAARLRGSSGSEVLVSLRPPGSGKPREVVLKRRDVDLRPVRTARLQRDGHSLGLLRITQFSETVPQQVREALISFSSDAPKQPPIEGLLLDLRNNSGGLVQAGLAVANTLLDGCTIVATEDRGGLQDIQQAGPGQLFDGPMLTLVNGGTASASEILAGALQDDGRSALVGSRTFGKGLIQTLIPLGDGSGLAVTVARYLTPGGRDIQNLGIEPDLPLQGPEPLNPGGADDPWMTQAEDLLVERILQGDAP; encoded by the coding sequence TTGAACCTCCGCTGCGGCTGGGCAGCCCTGCTGACCATCGCCCTGCTGCTGGGGCCTGCCATCCGACCCGCCCTGGCCCTGAGCGACGCCCAACAGCTCGTGGTGGAAGCGTGGCGGCTGGTGAACCAGAGCTACGTCGACCCCGACCAGCTGGAACAGATGCACTGGCGGCAGGTGCGACAGAAGACGCTGGAGCGACCGATCCTGAGCTCGACGGACGCCTACGACGCGATCGAGTCGATGCTCACCCCCATCGGCGATCCCTACACCCGATTGCTGAGGCCCGCTGAATTCAGCAGCCTGCGCTCGAACACCCGAGGCACCGTCAGCGGCGTTGGACTGCAGCTGGCCCTGCGCGACGGCCAGCGGATCGTGGTGATTGCCCCTCTGGAAGGCTCACCCGCTGCTGAGGCCGGCATCCTGTCCGGGAGCGAGCTGCTCTCGGTGGATGGGCAACCCTGCACCGAGCTGGGGCTGGAAGCCACCGCCGCCAGGCTGCGTGGCAGTTCCGGCAGTGAAGTCCTGGTGAGCCTTCGACCACCGGGAAGCGGGAAGCCGCGAGAGGTGGTGCTCAAACGCCGGGACGTGGACCTCAGGCCGGTGCGCACCGCCCGCCTCCAGCGGGACGGCCACAGCCTGGGACTCCTGCGCATCACCCAGTTCAGTGAAACGGTGCCCCAGCAGGTGCGCGAGGCCCTGATCTCCTTCAGCAGCGACGCACCGAAGCAGCCGCCGATCGAAGGGCTGCTGCTGGACCTGCGCAACAACTCCGGTGGCCTGGTGCAGGCGGGACTGGCGGTGGCCAACACCCTCCTGGATGGCTGCACGATCGTGGCCACCGAAGACCGCGGCGGCCTGCAGGACATTCAGCAGGCCGGCCCTGGACAGCTGTTCGACGGACCGATGCTCACCCTGGTGAACGGAGGCACCGCCAGTGCCAGTGAAATCCTGGCGGGGGCCCTGCAGGACGACGGGCGCTCCGCCCTGGTGGGCAGCCGCACCTTCGGCAAGGGACTGATCCAGACCCTGATCCCGCTCGGGGATGGCAGCGGCCTGGCGGTGACCGTGGCCCGCTACCTCACCCCCGGCGGCCGCGACATCCAGAACCTCGGCATCGAGCCGGATCTGCCGCTGCAGGGTCCGGAGCCGCTGAACCCCGGCGGAGCCGACGACCCCTGGATGACGCAGGCTGAGGACCTGCTGGTGGAGCGGATCCTCCAGGGCGACGCCCCATGA
- the xseA gene encoding exodeoxyribonuclease VII large subunit — translation MGGDRDDPLPRYGVQELNEAIGTLLERGFAPRFLVEATISRPQLHKGHLWLTLTDGQASVPGVIWASQLARLRFVPEEGDGVVVVGKLNFWAAQARLTVQILDVRPSLTAVLRQFERVRALLEPLGLFAMERKRPLPAWPRRIALLTAVPSSALADMLRTARERWPATAILLVPIPVQGAVEARICEAISGLGERAEALGLDALVLARGGGSREDLAVFDGEDLARRIATCPLPVVCGLGHEDDTTIADLVADYRAATPTAALVALLPDRNAVLAQLQLSRRHLGQLVALRLERTGEALRRQRQRLQDLHPRLLLERERRRLSEQRRLLRALSPTHLLERGFTWLRDSRGQLIRSVRELTPGDCIAIALRDGSLTARVESLRPESPEDESAPIAL, via the coding sequence ATGGGAGGCGATCGCGACGACCCGCTGCCCCGTTATGGCGTCCAGGAGCTGAACGAGGCGATCGGCACCCTGCTGGAGCGAGGCTTCGCGCCCCGTTTTCTGGTCGAGGCCACCATCAGTCGCCCGCAGCTGCACAAAGGGCATCTCTGGCTGACCCTCACCGACGGGCAGGCCTCGGTTCCCGGGGTGATCTGGGCCTCCCAGCTGGCTCGGCTGCGGTTCGTGCCGGAAGAGGGCGATGGCGTGGTGGTGGTCGGCAAGCTCAACTTCTGGGCGGCCCAGGCCCGCCTGACGGTGCAGATCCTCGATGTGCGTCCCAGCCTCACGGCCGTGCTGCGCCAGTTCGAGCGGGTGCGGGCCCTGCTGGAGCCCCTGGGCCTGTTCGCCATGGAGCGCAAGCGCCCACTGCCGGCCTGGCCCAGGCGCATCGCCCTGCTGACCGCCGTTCCCAGTTCCGCCCTGGCTGACATGCTGCGCACGGCACGGGAGCGTTGGCCGGCCACGGCGATCCTGCTGGTGCCGATCCCCGTGCAGGGTGCGGTGGAGGCCCGGATCTGCGAGGCCATTTCAGGGCTGGGGGAGCGGGCCGAAGCCCTCGGACTCGACGCGCTGGTGCTGGCCCGCGGCGGCGGCAGCCGCGAGGACCTGGCTGTGTTCGACGGCGAGGACCTCGCCCGCAGGATTGCCACCTGTCCCCTGCCGGTGGTCTGTGGGCTGGGCCATGAAGACGACACCACCATCGCCGACCTCGTGGCCGACTACAGAGCTGCGACGCCGACCGCCGCCCTGGTGGCCCTGCTGCCGGATCGCAACGCGGTGTTGGCCCAGCTGCAGCTGAGCCGGCGCCATCTAGGCCAGCTGGTGGCCCTGAGACTGGAACGGACCGGCGAAGCCCTGCGTCGACAGCGCCAGCGCCTGCAGGATCTGCATCCCCGTCTGCTGTTGGAACGGGAGCGACGGCGGCTCAGCGAGCAGCGTCGCCTGCTGCGTGCGCTCTCCCCGACCCATCTGCTGGAACGGGGGTTCACCTGGCTGCGGGACTCTCGGGGTCAGCTGATCCGGTCGGTGCGGGAGCTCACCCCGGGCGACTGCATCGCCATCGCGCTGCGGGATGGCAGTCTCACGGCACGTGTTGAATCGCTCCGGCCGGAATCCCCCGAGGACGAGTCGGCACCGATCGCCCTCTGA
- a CDS encoding chlorophyll a/b-binding protein yields the protein MHSHPVSESTSSRFGFVQFAETWNGRLAMLGFVIGLATELLTGQGILSQIGPG from the coding sequence ATGCATTCCCACCCCGTGTCTGAGTCCACCTCCTCCCGCTTCGGCTTCGTGCAGTTCGCCGAGACCTGGAACGGCCGACTCGCCATGCTCGGCTTCGTGATCGGCCTGGCCACCGAACTGCTCACCGGCCAGGGCATCCTGTCCCAGATCGGTCCCGGCTGA
- the xseB gene encoding exodeoxyribonuclease VII small subunit: protein MPPQQSSSDQPSATGARRKSRGTSDTPCEEPRTRASAASSAPDGPAQPADVDDDIAGELSFREAQTALELTLAELQASDLDVEQMAGLYRRASRYADRCEQLLERVEQEVMQWDPGQPEVTPQPYQA from the coding sequence ATGCCCCCTCAGCAATCCTCCTCGGATCAGCCCTCCGCAACAGGCGCGCGGCGCAAGAGTCGTGGGACGAGCGACACGCCATGCGAGGAGCCGCGAACCCGAGCGTCTGCGGCGTCATCTGCTCCCGACGGCCCCGCACAGCCTGCAGATGTCGATGACGACATCGCGGGAGAACTCAGCTTCCGTGAGGCACAGACCGCCCTGGAGCTGACTCTGGCTGAACTCCAGGCCAGCGATCTCGATGTGGAGCAGATGGCAGGGCTCTACCGACGGGCCAGCCGTTATGCGGATCGCTGTGAGCAGCTGCTCGAGCGGGTGGAGCAGGAGGTGATGCAATGGGACCCCGGGCAGCCCGAAGTCACGCCGCAGCCCTACCAGGCCTGA
- the petB gene encoding cytochrome b6: MANSSPAAPDAKNPIYNWFDERLEIQAIADDISAKYVPPHVNIFYCLGGITLVCFLIQFATGFAMTFYYKPTVVEAYNSVQYLMTDVSFGWLIRSVHRWSASMMVLMLILHVFRVYLTGGFKRPRELTWVTGVTMAVITVSFGVTGYSLPWDQVGYWAVKIVSGVPAAVPVVGDFMVELLRGGESVGQATLTRFYSLHTFVLPWLLAVFMLIHFLMIRKQGISGPL, from the coding sequence ATGGCGAACTCGTCTCCTGCCGCACCTGACGCCAAGAACCCCATCTACAACTGGTTCGACGAGCGTCTGGAGATCCAGGCGATCGCCGATGACATCTCCGCGAAGTACGTGCCCCCGCACGTCAACATCTTTTACTGCCTCGGTGGCATCACGCTGGTCTGTTTCCTGATCCAGTTCGCCACCGGCTTCGCGATGACCTTCTACTACAAGCCCACTGTGGTGGAGGCCTACAACTCGGTGCAGTACCTGATGACGGATGTCAGCTTCGGCTGGCTGATCCGCTCGGTGCATCGCTGGAGCGCCTCGATGATGGTGCTGATGCTGATCCTGCACGTCTTCCGCGTGTATCTCACCGGTGGCTTCAAGCGCCCCCGTGAGCTCACCTGGGTCACGGGCGTCACCATGGCCGTCATCACCGTCTCCTTCGGCGTCACCGGCTACTCGCTCCCCTGGGATCAGGTTGGCTACTGGGCCGTCAAGATCGTCAGCGGTGTCCCTGCTGCCGTTCCCGTCGTCGGCGATTTCATGGTTGAGCTGCTGCGTGGCGGTGAGAGCGTTGGCCAGGCCACCCTCACCCGCTTCTACAGCCTTCACACCTTCGTCCTGCCCTGGCTTCTGGCGGTGTTCATGCTCATCCACTTCCTGATGATCCGCAAGCAAGGTATTTCCGGTCCCCTCTGA
- a CDS encoding trypsin-like peptidase domain-containing protein — protein MRSFCIRSAAGSASLRRAATGLGGAGAIATLLLGAQPLLTPQPGLAQSAASAAALSRQSFVAVAVRRASPAVVTIDTERTEAVAGGRGAGGLPGALMRDPLFRQFFGLPQMQMPPSQRTVRGQGSGFVYQADGLVLTNAHVVEKSDRVTVGFQNGQQVEGRVVGLDPITDLAVVRLPAGNWPVAALGNSDALQVGDWAIAVGNPFGLDHTVTLGIISSLNRNASKLGITDKRLDLIQTDAAINPGNSGGPLLNSEGEVVGINTLVRSGPGAGLGFAIPINRARGIAQQLASSGRVSHPMIGVGLDLARGSNGATVPGAVVMAVQPGGPAARAGLRRGDVIVAVAGRPVPDPAAVVQAVEAAGVGNPLTLTLLRNGQQISLAVVPTDLRVSGAP, from the coding sequence ATGCGATCTTTCTGCATCCGGTCCGCCGCCGGATCCGCCTCCCTTCGCCGTGCTGCCACCGGTCTGGGTGGTGCGGGAGCCATCGCCACCCTGCTGCTGGGGGCCCAGCCCCTGCTGACTCCCCAGCCGGGGCTGGCTCAGAGCGCCGCGTCGGCGGCGGCCCTCTCCAGGCAGTCCTTCGTCGCTGTCGCGGTCCGTCGCGCCTCGCCGGCGGTGGTCACGATCGACACCGAGCGCACGGAGGCTGTGGCCGGTGGCCGTGGCGCGGGTGGGTTGCCGGGGGCGCTGATGCGTGATCCGTTGTTCCGGCAGTTCTTCGGCCTGCCCCAGATGCAGATGCCGCCCTCCCAGCGCACCGTGCGCGGCCAGGGCAGCGGCTTCGTCTATCAGGCCGATGGTCTGGTGCTGACCAATGCTCACGTGGTGGAGAAGTCCGACCGGGTCACGGTCGGCTTCCAGAACGGGCAGCAGGTGGAGGGCCGTGTCGTGGGTCTGGACCCGATCACCGACCTGGCCGTGGTGCGACTGCCCGCTGGCAACTGGCCGGTGGCGGCGCTGGGCAATTCCGATGCGCTCCAGGTCGGTGACTGGGCCATCGCCGTGGGCAATCCCTTCGGGCTCGACCACACCGTCACCCTGGGGATCATCAGCAGCCTCAATCGCAATGCCAGCAAGCTGGGCATCACCGACAAGCGTCTCGATCTGATCCAGACCGACGCCGCCATCAATCCCGGCAACTCCGGCGGACCGCTGCTCAACAGTGAAGGAGAGGTGGTGGGAATCAACACCCTGGTGCGCTCCGGCCCCGGTGCCGGCCTGGGCTTCGCCATCCCGATCAACCGCGCCCGTGGCATCGCTCAGCAGCTGGCGAGCAGCGGTCGCGTCAGCCATCCGATGATCGGCGTCGGCCTCGATCTGGCCCGGGGAAGCAATGGGGCCACCGTTCCCGGTGCCGTGGTGATGGCCGTGCAGCCCGGAGGGCCGGCCGCGCGCGCCGGCCTGCGCCGTGGTGATGTGATCGTGGCCGTTGCGGGCCGTCCGGTGCCCGATCCAGCCGCGGTGGTGCAGGCCGTGGAGGCTGCCGGTGTCGGCAATCCCCTGACCCTCACCCTGCTGCGCAACGGCCAGCAGATCTCCCTGGCGGTGGTGCCCACCGACCTGCGGGTGAGTGGGGCTCCCTGA
- a CDS encoding glypican, which produces MLPSPRPAGPSRLWKVPPLAASLLLLSAAVGAVLLAVVAGLAVIPVVFTLAVALGWVTALLLLGWAGIEALAALERWFENDPRFHR; this is translated from the coding sequence GTGCTCCCCTCTCCTCGTCCTGCCGGGCCCTCCCGGCTCTGGAAGGTCCCTCCTCTGGCGGCCAGCCTGCTTCTGCTCAGCGCTGCCGTTGGGGCGGTGCTGCTTGCCGTCGTTGCCGGCCTGGCCGTGATCCCCGTGGTCTTCACCCTGGCGGTCGCCCTGGGTTGGGTGACCGCCCTGCTTCTGCTTGGCTGGGCCGGTATTGAAGCGTTGGCGGCGCTGGAACGGTGGTTTGAGAACGATCCTCGCTTCCATCGCTGA
- the petD gene encoding cytochrome b6-f complex subunit IV gives MHILKKPDLTDPKLRAKLAKDMGHNYYGEPAWPNDLLYIFPVVILGTIACLVGLAVLDPAMLGDRADPFATPLEILPEWYLYPVFQILRVVPNKLLGIALQTMIPLGLMLVPFIESFNKFQNPFRRPIAMAVFLFGTLFTIYLGIGAALPIDKSLTLGLF, from the coding sequence ATGCACATCCTCAAGAAGCCTGATCTCACCGATCCCAAGCTGCGGGCCAAGCTCGCCAAGGACATGGGCCACAACTATTACGGTGAACCCGCCTGGCCCAACGACCTCCTCTACATCTTCCCGGTCGTCATCCTCGGCACCATTGCCTGCCTCGTCGGTCTGGCTGTCCTCGATCCGGCCATGCTGGGTGATCGGGCCGATCCCTTCGCCACTCCTCTCGAGATCCTCCCCGAGTGGTACCTCTACCCGGTGTTCCAGATCCTTCGGGTGGTTCCCAACAAGCTTCTCGGCATCGCTCTGCAGACCATGATTCCTCTGGGTCTGATGCTCGTGCCCTTCATCGAGAGCTTCAACAAGTTCCAGAATCCGTTCCGTCGTCCGATCGCCATGGCGGTCTTCCTGTTCGGCACTCTGTTCACCATCTACCTGGGTATCGGCGCTGCTCTGCCGATCGACAAGTCCCTCACCCTTGGTCTTTTCTGA